CTGCGTGCCCTGTGTCACTCATGTGCCAGCACCCCAAAACTGCCCGTTTGTGGCCAAGTGGTTGCAGTGGCTTCCACTAGGAAATGTCCATTTTTGGCCATCCCTCGCCTTGGGGCGCGTGTGGGGCCCGGTCACTCGGGTGCTGAGATGAGCTGCGCTGGCTCTGCAGCCGCAGTGCACAGGGTCTCCCAGGAGCTGGTGTGGGtgtgagctgggctgggatggagctgaaGGTTCCTAGGAGCTGTAGGGTGCTGTGTTCTGTGTTTGGGATGAGCAGTGCTTCCAACACGTTAAGGATTGTTGTGCCTGCGCGGAGCCTGGGCTGcgccaggagctgcaggggacAGAGCCAGGCCAGCTGCTCCAAAGGCCCAGGGGATATCCCGGAGCACAGGGCACGGTGCTGAGCAGTGAGCTGGGGAGTGGGCCCtggggggctgctgcagcttggGGACGGGCTGGGCACCAGTCAGGAAGTACCGAGCCATTGCCTTGGGCATCCCTTTCCttattctcttctgcttttctttcctatcttGCTCATCAAACTGTCCCTCTCCCAACAGACAAGTTCTTTCAGCTTTATCAGTATCAACGCTCTCCCCTATCTCCTGGTGGGGCAGCGAGCAAACAGCCGAGTGGTGCTGAGCTGGTgcagggttaaaccacagcagcgCTATTGGTGCTCAGTGTGGGTTCTCCAGGGCTGAGATAACAACAGATGTGACCAGAGAGTGCAAGAGGAAAGCAGTTTCTTTACACTGTCTTATCATCACTGTTATCAGTTAACGGCATTAATTCATGTAATCANNNNNNNNNNNNNNNNNNNNNNNNNNNNNNNNNNNNNNNNNNNNNNNNNNNNNNNNNNNNNNNNNNNNNNNNNNNNNNNNNNNNNNNNNNNNNNNNNNNNNNNNNNNNNNNNNNNNNNNNNNNNNNNNNNNNNNNNNNNNNNNNNNNNNNNNNNNNNNNNNNNNNNNNNNNNNNNNNNNNNNNNNNNNNNNNNNNNNNNNNNNNNNNNNNNNNNNNNNNNNNNNNNNNNNNNNNNNNNNNNNNNNNNNNNNNNNNNNNNNNNNNNNNNNNNNNNNNNNNNNNNNNNNNNNNNNNNNNNNNNNNNNNNNNNNNNNNNNNNNNNNNNNNNNNNNNNNNNNNNNNNNNNNNNNNNNNNNNNNNNNNNNNNNNNNNNNNNNNNNNNNNNNNNNNNNNNNNNNNNNNNNNNNNNNNNNNNNNNNNNNNNNNNNNNNNNNNNNNNNNNNNNNNNNNNNNNNNNNNNNNNNNNNNNNNNNNNNNNNNNNNNNNNNNNNNNNNNNNNNNNNNNNNNNNNNNNNNNNNNNNNNNNNNNNNNNNNNNNNNNNNNNNNNNNNNNNNNNNNNNNNNNNNNNNNNNNNNNNNNNNNNNNNNNNNNNNNNNNNNNNNNNNNNNNNNNNNNNNNNNNNNNNNNNNNNNNNNNNNNNNNNNNNNNNNNNNNNNNNNNNNNNNNNNNNNNNNNNNNNNNNNNNNNNNNNNNNNNNNNNNNNNNNNNNNNNNNNNNNNNNNNNNNNNNNNNNNNNNNNNNNNNNNNNNNNNNNNNNNNNNNNNNNNNNNNNNNNNNNNNNNNNNNNNNNNNNNNNNNNNNNNNNNNNNNNNNNNNNNNNNNNNNNNNNNNNNNNNNNNNNNNNNNNNNNNNNNNNNNNNNNNNNNNNNNNNNNNNNNNNNNNNNNNNNNNNNNNNNNNNNNNNNNNNNNNNNNNNNNNNNNNNNNNNNNNNNNNNNNNNNNNNNNNNNNNNNNNNNNNNNNNNNNNNNNNNNNNNNNNNNNNNNNNNNNNNNNNNNNNNNNNNNNNNNNNNNNNNNNNNNNNNNNNNNNNNNNNNNNNNNNNNNNNNNNNNNNNNNNNNNNNNNNNNNNNNNNNNNNNNNNNNNNNNNNNNNNNNNNNNNNNNNNNNNNNNNNNNNNNNNNNNNNNNNNNNNNNNNNNNNNNNNNNNNNNNNNNNNNNNNNNNNNNNNNNNNNNNNNNNNNNNNNNNNNNNNNNNNNNNNNNNNNNNNNNNNNNNNNNNNNNNNNNNNNNNNNNNNNNNNNNNNNNNNNNNNNNNNNNNNNNNNNNNNNNNNNNNNNNNNNNNNNNNNNNNNNNNNNNNNNNNNNNNNNNNNNNNNNNNNNNNNNNNNNNNNNNNNNNNNNNNNNNNNNNNNNNNNNNNNNNNNNNNNNNNNNNNNNNNNNNNNNNNNNNNNNNNNNNNNNNNNNNNNNNNNNNNNNNNNNNNNNNNNGAGCGTGAGCACATGATGCTTCTTCCCACTTGGAGGGGTCTCCGAGGCCTGGCAGCACCACCCTTAGCAGTAAAACCCCctcagcaaagaagaaaagacgCGGCGTTGCTGGTGGTGACTCAGTGCTGAGGGGAGCAGAAGGCCCAAAATGTAGAGCAGGCCCTGTACACGGGGAGGTCTGCTGCCTCCCGGGAGCCCGCGTTacagatgtaaggaagaaacttccttcCCTGGTACGGCCCTCAGACTATCATCCTCTGCTGCAGTTTCGGGTAGGCAGGGATGAAATAGGAAGAACTTCCCTCAGAACTATGACACAGGACTGCAGAGCCGAAGCGCACAGCTTTGCCTCTGAGCGCCGTGAAGCGGATGCCCCTGACGCCGCGGGAGACGTGGTGAAAGTGTTCTGGCAACTCTGTAGGATCCCTGGCTTTGTCTGGTCTAGCGCAGCACTGCCCTGCGCTACACGAGGAACAGCAGCGCTTCCAATTacccttcccccctccccttttctcCTTGGCTAAGGCTAAAACCATCGGGTCCTGGGCTGGCCCCATGCCACAGTCACGCTGCCATCCAGGCCGATTACGGAGGGCAAAGAACATGTCAGCATACGCAGCTTCCTCCCACGTGCCCTCCCTCCACAAAAACAGCAGGAACTGCAAAAGCGAATTGTCATTCAAACTGCATTTACAGCCCATTTCTCACCGCTTGCCAGTTTATTTAACAACCACCACTGGTTACAATATTTAATAAAGGTTCTTTTGCTCAGGGTGCCCCCAGGCTCCCCTGCAGAAGAGGTGTGCGCGGCAGTGCCTCCAGCGCTCCTGCAACCACCGCCACAGCCTGGAGCAGCActcctgcaggcactgcccGGCCGGGCACAGCCCCTGGGACACCCGCGGATGGGCCGTGCCTGTGGGCCCTCAGCGGGACCCTGTTGGGTTGCTCCTGCCTGGACCCGCTGCGATGGTCCCGTCTGGATCCACGGGGATGTGTCTGCGTGGATCTGTAGGGCTGATCCTGCTCGGCTCCATCAGGATGCTCTGGTCCAGCTTTTTTGGGGCGTTCCCATCCACTTCCACCTGGATGCGCCCATCTGTGTCCATGTTCATGTCTGCATCCGTGTGCGTATCTGAGTCCACATCCGTGTCCATGACCCCCTTCATCAGCTGCCACCACCCAGTGCTAAGGACATCCACCCGGATGCGCAAATGGGTCCTGGGTTCGGGCTCCTGGGCTGGAGGCTCCTGGGGGGTTCCGGCCACCCCGCACCGCTCCAGCAGTGCCCGCAGCAGTTGGCAGCGGCGCTCGATGGCCGCGTGGTTTTCACAGATGGAGCGGAGCGGCTCCCAGATGAGCTCCATGTGGGTGCTGTTGGGTGTGGGGGGATCCGTGGGTCTGTGTGCCCCATCCCTTGGGGAGCTCTGCTCGCTGTGCCCCAGGGAACAGAGGGGGCCAGAGGCTGCTGCCAGGAGAGCCAGGGGCTCAGGGCTGGGGTACAGGGCCAGCTCTGGCTCTGAGGCCATCACAGGGGCAAGGGCGGCCAACTCTGCCAATGCGCCAGGCCAGGCCTCCAGGAAGGAGTAGAGGGAGGAGGACAAGGATGTGGCCTGCTCTGCTCATGGCCCATGGCGCTGACCTCTTGTGCAGGGCCACCACCTTGTGGCACACACGAACCTCTCTTTGTGACCCAGTAGTCCTGgagtttctttccctttctacaTGGTTGCCTGCAGCTCCGGATGGAGCTTTGGATTAACCGGAGCCACTCCATGCCGAGCTCCGGGGCTGGGACAAACCCACCCCGCACCCTTTTCCTGGCTGGTGGCTCTGGAGCTCCTGGGCTGCTGGAATCGCCCTGCCCTGGGGCTTTGCTCCTGCATGGAGAGCAGAGGGCCACGGCCCCGCTGCAGCACCTCCGGAGCGCGGaaagtgaaagcaaacagaaagcaaacagacacttctgttttgcagctCCGGTTGCAGGGCCCCCAGTGCCTGCTGGGCAGGGACACGCGTGGGCAGCAGCGGGGACAGCTCCAGCGGGAACGCCAGTGGGACAGGGGCAGCACTGGTATGGGGGCACCGTGGGggggacacctccagggacaccAGGACGGGAGCGTGGGGCTGCTGACGTCCAGGGACCCCCATCTCCGCTGCCTTTGGTGGAGGTTTCCACTCTGCCCCAGTGCTTTTGCTTCCACTACGTGTCGCGGCTGCTCTCCCCATGCTGCGGCTTCTGCGGGGTGCAGGGTCCCCTCCTGCCGCATAGGGGAACTGTCCCTGTCCTCAGCCCCACGGGCACTGCTCGCCCCCGCCAACGCAATCCCTTGCATCGCCCGAGCTCCCGCTGAGCCCCATGGCCCTGGGGGGACAGGGACCCACAGCCAAGGCACGGGAACAGCGCGGGGTTGTGGGggtgcagctcagccccattGCCTGGTGCAGGAAGGGACCCCTCAGCTGCTGATGGACATGAGCCGCGACGCCTTCGACGATCAGTACGAGGGGTGTGCGGAGGCGATGGAGGCAGCGGGGCCggcgctgctggagcaggagcgGGCGCGGGGCAAGTCCCGTCTGTTCCGCAGGGtgtggggccgggctggggaGCGCTGGCAGTGGGTGAAGGGCGCGCTGGCCCCCCGCCTGCCCCCCGGCTTCAAGGACGAGTACGGCCAAGCGCTCATCGCCTACACCGACAACGACCTGCACCGCGTCTTCAACGCGGCCGTGCGGGCGGCCGGGCGCTCGTGGGCCACCTACAACGCCAGCTTCCCCTTCAAGGCGCTGCACTTCTACCTGAccagagccctgcagctgctgcggGGCCCCTGCGAGGCCGCCTACGGCACCGCCGTGTTCCGGGGCCTGGCGCGTGCCCGCTACGCGCTGCGGGGTGCCAGCCCCTTC
The Numida meleagris isolate 19003 breed g44 Domestic line chromosome 1, NumMel1.0, whole genome shotgun sequence genome window above contains:
- the LOC110404905 gene encoding uncharacterized protein LOC110404905 produces the protein MVACSSGWSFGLTGATPCRAPGLGQTHPAPFSWLVALELLGCWNRPALGLCSCMESRGPRPRCSTSGARKVKANRKQTDTSVLQLRLQGPQCLLGRDTRGQQRGQLQRERQWDRGSTGMGAPWGGHLQGHQDGSVGLLTSRDPHLRCLWWRFPLCPSAFASTTCRGCSPHAAASAGCRVPSCRIGELSLSSAPRALLAPANAIPCIARAPAEPHGPGGTGTHSQGTGTARGCGGAAQPHCLVQEGTPQLLMDMSRDAFDDQYEGCAEAMEAAGPALLEQERARGKSRLFRRVWGRAGERWQWVKGALAPRLPPGFKDEYGQALIAYTDNDLHRVFNAAVRAAGRSWATYNASFPFKALHFYLTRALQLLRGPCEAAYGTAVFRGLARARYALRGASPFRFGSFASCSFSRERAESFGQDTFLSIRSCFGVPIHAFSLYTEEEE